A segment of the Deltaproteobacteria bacterium genome:
CGGTTCGCAAACGGCCTGGCATGTACATCGGTGGTGTTGACATCGCAGGGTTACACCACCTGGTGTGGGAAATTCTCGACAACGCGGTCGACGAGGCAATGAATGGCCATGCCGACAAGATCGATGTCACGCTTCATACGGATGGATCAACCGTCACTGTGAGTGATAACGGCCGCGGTATTCCTGTCGATATTCACCCCAAGTTCAAAAAATCGGCGCTGGAATTGATCCTCACCACACTCCATGCTGGTGGAAAATTTGAGGGGCTGAACTATTCACATTCTGGTGGATTGCACGGTGTTGGGGCATCGGTTGTCACAGCCCTTTCCGATTCGCTTGTCGCCAGGGTCAAACGCGACGGCGCCGAATGGGAGCAGAGTTTCGTGCGCGGCCAATCTACCGGGCCACTGAAAAAGATCGGTCAGGTAAGGGGAAGCGGGACCACTATCACCTTTCATCCGGATGCAGAGATTTTCCCCTCGATTACCTTCAAGCCAAAGATCATTGCTGAACGCCTGGAAACCAAGGCCTATCTGCATAAAGGGTTGAAACTCATCTTTCGTAACGAGGCAACGAACGAGGAAGCCGTCTATCACTACGAGGATGGGTTACGCGCCTATCTAACCAAACTCGTTTCTGACGGGCAAAAGAAACCGATCATCTCTGAAGTCTTTACCCTCGAACGGGAAGATGATCCGCCGCTGGAGTGCGCCCTTACATGGACGGAGTCACCAGAAGAGAGTGTGTACACTTTCGTCAACGGCATTCCAACGCCGTTTGGTGGCACCCATGAGAACGGGCTGAAGTCTGCGGTTGTCAAAGCGGTGCGCAATTACATCAATGTCCATGACCTGACGCCCAAAGGCTTGAATCTCACAGCCGAAGACACGCGCGAAGGGTTGGTCGCGCTGCTGAGCGTGTACCTTAAGGATCCTCAGTTTCAGGGCCAAACCAAAGAGAAGCTTGGTAACCCTGAGGTCACCGCGCAACTGGACGGTGTGCTGCGCACGGCATTAGAGAACTTCCTACTGCACAACAAATCTCAAGCTGATGCCATTGCACAGCGCGTGATATTGGCAGCCAAAGCACGCACCGCCTCACGCGCCGCATTAGAAACCGTACGTAAAGGCTCAGTCTCCCATCGCCTCAATCTACCCGGCAAACTGGCGGATTGTTCCTCAACCAGTCCGGAGGGAAGTGAATTATTCATTGTCGAAGGTGACTCTGCCGGTGGCTCAGCCAAACAAGGCCGCGACCGCACTTTTCAAGCGATTCTGCCGCTGCGGGGAAAAGTATTGAATACCGAGCAAGCGTCACTGAGCAAAGTGCTGACCAACAAAGAGTTATCCGATGTCGTCTCTGCGCTTGGCTGTGGTGTCGATAAGACTTTCGACATCAACAAACTCCGTTATCATAAGATCTGTTTGTTGATGGATGCCGATTCCGACGGCAATCACATTTGTACCTTATTGTTGACATTCTTCTACCGCCATTTGCCTGAGTTGATCCGTGATGGATATGTCTACATCGCCCGGCCACCGCTCTACAAAATCGAGGTTGGCAAGGATGTTTTGTGGGCCATTGATGATGCGGAGAAAGATCGCCTGCTGGCGAAGCAGAACGGTAAAGCCAGTAAGGCTCACGTCCAACGTTTCAAAG
Coding sequences within it:
- a CDS encoding type IIA DNA topoisomerase subunit B — its product is MASRSNGTGNNSYTAKDITVLEGLEPVRKRPGMYIGGVDIAGLHHLVWEILDNAVDEAMNGHADKIDVTLHTDGSTVTVSDNGRGIPVDIHPKFKKSALELILTTLHAGGKFEGLNYSHSGGLHGVGASVVTALSDSLVARVKRDGAEWEQSFVRGQSTGPLKKIGQVRGSGTTITFHPDAEIFPSITFKPKIIAERLETKAYLHKGLKLIFRNEATNEEAVYHYEDGLRAYLTKLVSDGQKKPIISEVFTLEREDDPPLECALTWTESPEESVYTFVNGIPTPFGGTHENGLKSAVVKAVRNYINVHDLTPKGLNLTAEDTREGLVALLSVYLKDPQFQGQTKEKLGNPEVTAQLDGVLRTALENFLLHNKSQADAIAQRVILAAKARTASRAALETVRKGSVSHRLNLPGKLADCSSTSPEGSELFIVEGDSAGGSAKQGRDRTFQAILPLRGKVLNTEQASLSKVLTNKELSDVVSALGCGVDKTFDINKLRYHKICLLMDADSDGNHICTLLLTFFYRHLPELIRDGYVYIARPPLYKIEVGKDVLWAIDDAEKDRLLAKQNGKASKAHVQRFKGLGEMNPPTLKETTLDPRSRTLLRVTIDDAERTEAAIQTLMGKDVQPRFEFIMSRAPKVEEVDV